The Nitrospira sp. genome has a segment encoding these proteins:
- the rpsM gene encoding 30S ribosomal protein S13, with protein sequence MARIAGVDLPREKRADIGLTYIFGIGRAMAIEILKKAGVDGAIRVKDLTEDQIVKLREVIGGHEVEGDLRRAVSMNIKRLVDIGTYRGLRHRKGLPVRGQRTKTNARTRKGRQKSMGAMRKPAAAPAKT encoded by the coding sequence ATGGCTCGTATTGCGGGAGTGGATTTGCCTAGAGAGAAGCGGGCGGACATCGGCCTGACCTATATTTTTGGGATCGGGCGTGCTATGGCCATCGAGATTTTGAAGAAGGCCGGCGTCGATGGTGCGATCCGAGTGAAGGATCTGACAGAGGATCAGATTGTGAAGCTGCGTGAAGTCATTGGTGGTCACGAGGTCGAGGGCGATCTGCGGCGCGCCGTGTCCATGAACATCAAACGACTGGTCGACATCGGGACCTATCGCGGCCTGCGGCATCGCAAGGGCCTGCCGGTGCGGGGGCAGCGGACGAAGACCAACGCGCGGACCCGCAAGGGCCGCCAGAAATCCATGGGCGCCATGCGGAAGCCGGCGGCGGCTCCTGCAAAGACATAG
- a CDS encoding adenylate kinase encodes MRVMLLGAPGVGKGTQGDLLAAKFRCPKISTGDILREAVRNKTLLGLQAKACMDQGQLVPDAVVVGIVKDKLAEPGCASGFLLDGFPRTMAQAEELGAMLEASGLPLDRAVNFTVPREAIVRRLTGRRSCPKCQAVFHVEFTPPKQAGICDRCGGALMQRSDDTRTTVENRLSVYEQQTAPLIAYYRQRNLLSDVDGVGPVEQVQQRVVELLRSHGVA; translated from the coding sequence ATGCGTGTGATGCTACTGGGTGCTCCCGGTGTGGGCAAGGGCACGCAGGGCGATCTGTTGGCGGCGAAGTTTCGTTGCCCAAAGATTTCAACCGGCGACATTCTTCGGGAGGCGGTGCGGAATAAGACGTTGCTGGGACTGCAGGCGAAAGCGTGCATGGATCAGGGGCAGTTAGTGCCAGACGCCGTGGTGGTCGGTATCGTCAAGGACAAGCTTGCGGAGCCGGGCTGTGCCAGCGGGTTTCTCTTGGACGGATTTCCGAGAACGATGGCCCAGGCGGAAGAACTGGGCGCGATGCTGGAGGCCAGTGGGCTGCCGCTCGATCGGGCGGTCAACTTCACGGTACCACGTGAAGCCATTGTCCGGCGACTGACAGGGCGCCGGAGCTGTCCGAAATGCCAGGCGGTGTTTCATGTGGAGTTCACGCCGCCGAAGCAAGCGGGTATCTGCGACCGGTGCGGAGGAGCGCTGATGCAGCGGAGTGACGATACGCGCACGACGGTTGAGAATCGGCTCTCCGTCTATGAGCAGCAGACGGCCCCACTCATTGCCTATTACCGGCAGCGCAATCTGCTGTCGGACGTGGACGGAGTCGGTCCAGTGGAGCAGGTGCAGCAGAGGGTTGTGGAGTTGCTGCGATCCCATGGCGTGGCATGA
- a CDS encoding 50S ribosomal protein L17, which produces MRHGKKGRQLSRDTKHRGALFRNMVTSLLDHERIETTEQKAKEIRGYAERMITLGKRGGLDNRRRALSFIRDKAVVSKLFDDVAGRFRDRSGGYTRIIKTRQRSGDAAAMVAIELVAKGSTPAETKTDKSEPAKKDKPSEKA; this is translated from the coding sequence GTGCGCCACGGAAAAAAAGGCAGACAACTCAGCCGTGACACCAAGCATCGGGGGGCACTCTTCCGGAACATGGTGACGTCGTTGCTGGACCACGAGCGGATCGAGACGACGGAGCAAAAGGCTAAGGAGATCCGAGGCTACGCGGAGCGGATGATCACACTGGGCAAGCGGGGCGGGCTAGATAACCGCCGTCGCGCGTTGAGCTTCATTCGCGACAAGGCGGTCGTGTCAAAGCTGTTCGACGATGTAGCCGGCCGGTTCCGCGATCGTAGCGGCGGCTATACCCGGATCATCAAGACGCGGCAACGAAGCGGTGATGCCGCCGCCATGGTCGCCATCGAGCTGGTGGCCAAGGGCAGCACCCCTGCTGAGACGAAAACCGACAAATCCGAACCGGCTAAGAAGGACAAACCCTCCGAAAAGGCCTAG
- the rpsK gene encoding 30S ribosomal protein S11, with translation MSVKKGKKKERKIVQGGVAHVQASFNNTIVTITDMSGNTVVWASSGNQGFKGSRKSTPFAAQRAGEMAARKAMEHGMRQVDVYVNGPGSGRESAIRSLQAAGLRINLIRDVTPIPHNGCRPPKRRRV, from the coding sequence ATGAGCGTAAAGAAGGGCAAAAAGAAAGAACGGAAAATCGTGCAGGGCGGGGTTGCACACGTGCAGGCCTCCTTCAATAATACAATCGTGACCATTACAGACATGAGTGGCAACACTGTGGTGTGGGCCAGCTCGGGCAACCAGGGCTTTAAGGGCTCGCGCAAAAGCACGCCATTCGCCGCTCAGCGCGCGGGGGAAATGGCGGCGCGCAAGGCGATGGAGCACGGCATGCGGCAGGTCGATGTGTACGTGAACGGGCCGGGCTCCGGGCGGGAGTCAGCTATTCGTTCGTTGCAGGCAGCGGGACTGCGGATCAATCTGATCCGCGACGTGACACCGATTCCGCACAATGGCTGCCGTCCCCCGAAACGGAGGAGAGTCTAA
- the map gene encoding type I methionyl aminopeptidase — protein sequence MIILKTPEEIEIMAQASRLVAETLQYLKAHVTAGVTTDELDRLAEEFIRSRGGKPAFKGYHSYPKTLCISVNNQVVHGIPSKRVLQEGDIVGLDLGAIVNGFYGDSALTLPVGTIDPKAAELLRVTEEALYAGIKQAVVGNRLSDISHAVQERAESAGFSVVTEFVGHGIGRQLHEEPQVPNYGKPGQGPRLQAGMVLAIEPMVNMGKSDIKILDDQWTAVTKDGSLSAHFEHTIAIQSSGPPRILSKL from the coding sequence ATGATCATTCTCAAGACGCCAGAGGAGATCGAGATCATGGCACAGGCATCCCGGCTGGTCGCCGAGACGCTGCAGTATCTGAAGGCGCACGTGACGGCGGGCGTGACGACGGACGAACTCGACCGGCTGGCTGAAGAGTTCATCCGGTCGCGCGGCGGGAAGCCAGCGTTCAAGGGGTATCACAGTTATCCCAAGACGCTATGCATCTCGGTGAACAATCAGGTGGTACACGGGATTCCGTCGAAGCGGGTCTTGCAGGAAGGCGACATCGTTGGACTGGATCTGGGCGCAATAGTGAACGGGTTCTACGGCGATTCCGCACTGACGCTGCCGGTCGGGACAATCGATCCCAAGGCGGCCGAACTATTGCGGGTGACCGAAGAGGCCCTCTATGCCGGCATCAAGCAGGCGGTGGTGGGCAACCGGTTGTCCGACATTTCGCATGCGGTGCAGGAGCGGGCGGAGTCGGCTGGTTTTTCGGTCGTGACAGAGTTTGTGGGGCACGGGATCGGGCGCCAGCTGCACGAAGAGCCGCAGGTGCCGAATTACGGCAAGCCCGGGCAGGGGCCGCGGCTGCAGGCGGGCATGGTCCTGGCAATCGAGCCCATGGTGAACATGGGCAAGAGCGACATAAAAATCTTGGATGACCAGTGGACGGCAGTAACGAAGGACGGGAGCCTCTCGGCGCATTTTGAGCATACGATCGCGATTCAGTCGAGCGGGCCGCCAAGAATTTTGAGCAAGCTGTAG
- a CDS encoding DNA-directed RNA polymerase subunit alpha: protein MKDFQIPMRIETEKEIPSEHYARFTAEAFERGFGTTVGNSLRRVLLSSLTGAAVTTVKIEGVQHEFSTVPGVTEDVTNIVLNVKSLRLKLHTDKPKTIRLRKKGPGEATAADIQHDADVTVLNKDLYIATLDKEAVLDMELVVKPGRGYVPAERNKEEGLPIGVIPVDSIFSPVTRANFHVENARVGRVTDYDKLTLEVWTDGSVTPRDAVSSAALILRDHLDILIHPDQLGEMKPEARREEERREINKNLFRSVNELELSVRAANCLKNANIKTIADLVQKSEMEMLKTKNFGKKSLNEIKEILAEMGLGLSMKLDTLSSSEGSKRDA, encoded by the coding sequence ATGAAAGACTTTCAGATTCCGATGCGCATTGAGACAGAGAAAGAAATCCCGTCCGAGCACTATGCACGGTTCACAGCGGAAGCGTTCGAGCGCGGGTTCGGTACCACGGTGGGGAACTCCCTGCGGCGCGTGCTACTCTCGTCGCTGACCGGTGCGGCGGTGACGACCGTCAAGATCGAGGGCGTCCAGCACGAATTTTCGACGGTGCCTGGTGTGACGGAGGACGTGACCAACATCGTTCTGAACGTGAAGAGTCTGCGGTTGAAGCTGCACACCGACAAGCCAAAGACAATCCGCCTCAGGAAGAAGGGGCCGGGCGAGGCCACGGCAGCGGACATCCAGCATGACGCGGACGTGACGGTTCTGAATAAGGACTTGTACATCGCTACTCTGGACAAGGAAGCGGTGCTCGACATGGAATTGGTTGTCAAGCCGGGCCGCGGCTACGTGCCGGCCGAGCGGAACAAGGAAGAGGGGCTGCCGATCGGCGTGATCCCGGTCGATTCCATTTTCTCACCCGTCACGCGTGCGAACTTCCACGTCGAGAATGCGCGCGTTGGCCGGGTCACGGATTACGATAAACTCACGCTGGAAGTCTGGACGGACGGGAGTGTCACGCCGCGGGACGCCGTATCGTCCGCCGCGCTGATCCTGCGCGACCACTTGGACATCTTGATCCATCCGGACCAGCTGGGCGAGATGAAGCCCGAGGCGCGCCGCGAGGAGGAGCGCCGGGAGATCAACAAGAATCTCTTCCGGAGCGTGAACGAGCTGGAATTGTCGGTGCGCGCCGCCAACTGCCTCAAGAACGCGAACATCAAGACCATCGCAGATCTGGTGCAGAAGTCCGAAATGGAAATGCTGAAGACCAAGAACTTCGGGAAGAAATCTTTGAACGAAATCAAGGAAATCTTGGCCGAGATGGGCCTGGGGCTCAGCATGAAGCTGGATACGCTGTCCTCGTCTGAGGGTAGCAAGCGGGACGCTTAA
- the infA gene encoding translation initiation factor IF-1, giving the protein MSKEDVIEAQGSVTETLPNAMFRVKLDNGHIILAHISGKMRMHFIRILPGDKVTVELSPYDLTRGRITYRFK; this is encoded by the coding sequence ATGTCCAAGGAAGATGTCATTGAAGCGCAGGGGAGCGTGACGGAAACATTGCCGAACGCGATGTTTCGTGTGAAATTGGACAATGGCCACATCATTCTGGCCCATATCTCCGGCAAGATGCGGATGCACTTCATCCGGATCCTCCCGGGGGACAAGGTGACGGTGGAATTGTCGCCCTACGATTTGACGAGAGGGCGCATCACGTACCGGTTCAAGTGA
- the rpsD gene encoding 30S ribosomal protein S4, whose amino-acid sequence MAKYRGPVCRLCRREGVKLFLKGSRCMTEKCAIERRSYPPGQHGQGRQRVSEYSAQLREKQKLRRIYGLQERQFRGIFERAERHEGITGERLLKLLESRLDNVVYRLGFACSRREARQLVNHGHFLVNGRKTDVPAYQVRVGDVLEVRQRSREVASIVASLDAVEGRGIPAWLELDRAAFKGSVKAIPTKDEIALPVNEQMIVELYSR is encoded by the coding sequence ATGGCAAAGTATCGCGGTCCGGTCTGCCGGCTTTGCCGGCGCGAAGGGGTGAAGCTGTTTTTGAAGGGCTCGCGCTGTATGACGGAAAAGTGCGCCATCGAGCGCCGGAGCTACCCGCCCGGCCAGCATGGGCAGGGGCGGCAGCGCGTGTCAGAGTACAGCGCGCAGTTGCGAGAAAAACAGAAGTTGCGGCGCATTTACGGGCTGCAAGAACGGCAATTCCGCGGCATTTTTGAGCGGGCGGAGCGCCATGAAGGCATTACCGGCGAGCGTCTGCTGAAGCTGCTCGAGAGCCGGCTTGACAACGTGGTCTATCGGCTGGGTTTTGCCTGCTCTCGCCGGGAGGCCCGGCAACTGGTCAACCATGGACATTTCCTGGTAAACGGCCGCAAGACGGACGTGCCAGCCTATCAGGTTCGTGTGGGCGATGTGTTGGAAGTGCGGCAGCGCAGCCGCGAGGTGGCCTCGATCGTCGCGTCCCTGGATGCGGTGGAGGGGCGCGGGATCCCGGCCTGGCTAGAACTGGATCGCGCCGCTTTCAAGGGGTCGGTCAAGGCCATCCCGACGAAGGATGAGATCGCGCTGCCAGTCAACGAACAGATGATCGTCGAGTTGTATTCGCGATAA
- a CDS encoding 50S ribosomal protein L15 — protein MKLHTLAPSVGAKKNRKRIGRGPGSGHGKTATKGHKGLLARSGGGKGPGFEGGQMPLIRRMPKYGFLYPFRTEYAIVNLKSLAALKADQVTPGVLVDAGLIKRKSQPVKILGVGELARPLTIQAHKFSKSAMEKIQKAGGRAEVISGV, from the coding sequence ATGAAGCTGCACACGCTGGCTCCTTCAGTGGGAGCAAAAAAGAATCGTAAGCGGATTGGCCGCGGGCCGGGATCAGGTCACGGGAAAACTGCCACCAAGGGCCACAAGGGTCTGCTCGCACGCTCCGGCGGCGGCAAAGGGCCGGGCTTTGAGGGCGGACAGATGCCTTTGATCCGTCGGATGCCAAAGTACGGCTTTCTCTACCCGTTCCGCACGGAGTATGCGATCGTCAATTTGAAGTCCCTCGCGGCGCTGAAGGCGGATCAGGTGACGCCGGGCGTGCTAGTGGACGCGGGGCTGATTAAGCGGAAGTCGCAGCCGGTCAAGATTCTAGGCGTCGGCGAGCTGGCGCGGCCGCTGACCATCCAGGCCCACAAGTTCAGCAAGTCAGCAATGGAAAAGATTCAGAAAGCCGGCGGTCGGGCTGAGGTCATCAGCGGTGTTTGA
- the rpmJ gene encoding 50S ribosomal protein L36 → MKVKSSVKPICSKCRVVRRRGVVRVLCENPRHKQRQG, encoded by the coding sequence ATGAAAGTGAAATCGTCGGTCAAGCCGATTTGTTCCAAGTGCCGGGTGGTCCGCCGGCGCGGCGTGGTGCGCGTGCTCTGCGAGAATCCGCGCCACAAACAGCGGCAGGGCTAG
- the secY gene encoding preprotein translocase subunit SecY has product MFERLLTGFQNIFKIPELRTRVLFTLTMLAVYRVGAHIPTPGINGDSLAKFLQEQGGALLGFLDIFSGGSLSRLTIFALGIMPYISASIILQLLTVVIPQLSKLAKEGERGRKKIIQYTRYGTIVIALIQGFGIAIGLEQMKGGEFVLHGGWPFRLMTVITLMAGTAFLMWLGEQITERGIGNGISLIIFSGIVARLPSAVAQTFELYQVGQLNFVLLVLLTTVMLGVVAAIVFLESGRRKIPVQYAKRVVGRRVYGGQSTHIPLKINTAGVIPPIFASSIIAFPATIAGFIQYPWVKSIGEHLAPGSVLYTLLYIGLIVFFCFFYTAVVLNPVDMAENMKKYGGFIPGVRPGQRTSDYVYNVLTRITFAGAMYLAVVCVIPEFLIYKLNMPFYFGGTSLLIVIGVGLDTAQQVESHMLMRNYEGFLETGPMKGRTG; this is encoded by the coding sequence GTGTTTGAGCGGCTCCTCACGGGTTTTCAGAACATCTTCAAAATACCGGAGCTGCGGACGCGGGTTCTGTTCACGCTGACGATGCTGGCCGTATACCGGGTCGGTGCGCACATCCCGACGCCGGGCATCAACGGGGACTCGCTCGCGAAGTTTTTGCAGGAGCAAGGCGGGGCGCTCCTGGGATTTCTGGATATTTTTTCGGGCGGCTCACTGTCGCGGCTGACGATCTTTGCGCTGGGCATCATGCCCTACATCAGCGCGTCGATCATTTTGCAGTTGCTGACGGTTGTCATTCCCCAACTGTCGAAGCTCGCGAAGGAAGGTGAGCGCGGGCGCAAGAAGATTATCCAGTATACCCGGTATGGGACAATCGTGATCGCGCTGATCCAGGGATTTGGCATCGCGATCGGGCTGGAGCAGATGAAGGGTGGGGAGTTCGTGCTCCATGGGGGCTGGCCGTTCCGATTGATGACGGTCATCACTCTGATGGCTGGCACGGCCTTCCTGATGTGGCTAGGCGAGCAGATCACTGAGCGGGGGATCGGTAACGGGATTTCGCTGATCATCTTCTCGGGGATCGTCGCGCGCCTGCCGAGCGCGGTGGCGCAGACGTTTGAGCTGTATCAGGTCGGACAGCTCAACTTCGTGCTGCTCGTGTTGCTGACAACGGTCATGCTGGGCGTTGTGGCTGCCATTGTGTTTTTGGAAAGTGGCCGCCGAAAAATTCCGGTGCAGTATGCAAAGCGGGTGGTCGGGCGGCGGGTCTACGGAGGACAGAGCACGCACATTCCGCTGAAGATCAACACGGCGGGCGTGATTCCGCCGATCTTCGCCTCCTCGATCATCGCGTTTCCGGCAACGATCGCTGGATTCATCCAGTATCCCTGGGTGAAGTCCATAGGAGAGCATCTGGCGCCGGGATCGGTGCTGTACACGCTGTTGTACATTGGATTGATCGTTTTTTTCTGTTTTTTTTACACGGCCGTGGTCCTGAACCCAGTGGACATGGCGGAGAACATGAAGAAATACGGGGGCTTTATCCCCGGCGTCCGTCCCGGGCAGCGAACCTCGGATTACGTGTATAACGTGCTGACGCGCATCACCTTTGCCGGCGCGATGTATTTGGCGGTGGTCTGCGTCATCCCAGAGTTTTTGATTTACAAGTTGAACATGCCATTTTATTTCGGTGGCACATCGCTTCTGATCGTCATTGGCGTCGGCTTGGATACGGCCCAGCAGGTCGAGTCGCACATGCTGATGCGGAACTACGAAGGGTTCCTGGAGACGGGTCCAATGAAGGGACGGACCGGGTAG